One window of the Chryseotalea sp. WA131a genome contains the following:
- a CDS encoding 4a-hydroxytetrahydrobiopterin dehydratase, with product MWKEENNRLIKTFKFSNFVEAFGFMTKVALLAEKQNHHPFWTNVYNTVTIELNTHDAGDIVTDKDHALAKAIDEVKM from the coding sequence ATGTGGAAAGAAGAAAACAACCGTCTCATCAAAACTTTCAAGTTCAGCAATTTTGTAGAAGCCTTTGGCTTTATGACGAAAGTTGCCCTGCTAGCCGAGAAACAAAATCACCACCCATTTTGGACGAATGTTTACAATACGGTTACCATTGAACTAAACACTCATGATGCAGGAGATATTGTTACAGACAAAGACCATGCATTGGCCAAAGCCATCGATGAAGTTAAAATGTAA
- a CDS encoding type II toxin-antitoxin system RelE/ParE family toxin — protein MPKQASIKLTQAIDSLANNPRPIGCKKLKGEKEYLWRIRVGDYRVIYQIEDVVKIVEIRKIGNRKDIY, from the coding sequence TTGCCCAAGCAAGCGAGTATAAAATTAACGCAGGCCATCGATTCATTGGCAAATAACCCAAGGCCTATTGGGTGTAAAAAATTGAAAGGAGAGAAGGAGTATTTATGGAGAATCAGAGTGGGAGATTATAGGGTGATCTATCAAATTGAAGATGTTGTGAAGATTGTGGAGATTCGTAAAATCGGAAACAGGAAAGATATCTACTAG
- a CDS encoding DUF493 family protein, producing MYPEWTKSLREKLDQHHAWPELYTFKFIVPKGKEHEVIDLFPNHDHTQRASKNGNYTSITVQMMMPSTDAVLDVYIAAAKIEGIIAL from the coding sequence ATGTATCCTGAGTGGACAAAATCGTTGAGGGAAAAATTAGACCAGCACCACGCGTGGCCTGAATTGTACACGTTTAAGTTTATTGTACCGAAAGGAAAAGAGCATGAAGTCATTGACTTGTTTCCTAATCATGATCATACACAACGTGCTTCTAAAAACGGAAATTACACCAGCATTACCGTGCAGATGATGATGCCCTCCACCGATGCCGTGCTTGATGTGTATATAGCGGCAGCTAAGATTGAGGGGATAATTGCATTATAG